From the Alloalcanivorax dieselolei B5 genome, one window contains:
- the rsd gene encoding sigma D regulator, which translates to MASSSSTALAQWQQIEALVQAWLEERRQLIVLLCQVQGVDHTPSREEPDPPIHQRIQDLCQVLMDYLSAGYFEVYNALVRAARHYGSGPPQWAEQLIQRLDASTEEALAFNEDYDNPTHCMTRLTELPERVARLMVALEERFALEDQLIVSLYQQPVARAGQG; encoded by the coding sequence ATGGCAAGTTCCAGTTCCACAGCATTGGCCCAATGGCAGCAAATTGAGGCACTGGTACAGGCCTGGCTGGAGGAGCGGCGGCAATTGATCGTGCTCCTTTGCCAGGTACAGGGCGTCGACCACACGCCGTCACGGGAAGAACCGGATCCCCCCATCCATCAACGCATCCAGGACCTCTGTCAGGTTCTGATGGACTATCTCAGCGCGGGTTATTTCGAGGTCTATAACGCCCTGGTGCGAGCGGCGCGCCATTACGGCAGCGGGCCACCACAGTGGGCGGAACAATTGATTCAGAGGCTGGATGCCTCCACCGAGGAAGCACTGGCGTTCAATGAGGATTACGACAATCCGACCCACTGCATGACGCGGCTGACCGAGTTACCGGAACGGGTGGCGCGCTTGATGGTGGCGCTGGAGGAGCGGTTCGCCCTGGAAGATCAACTGATAGTGAGCCTTTACCAGCAGCCAGTGGCGCGAGCCGGGCAAGGGTAG